The Pygocentrus nattereri isolate fPygNat1 chromosome 4, fPygNat1.pri, whole genome shotgun sequence genome includes a window with the following:
- the LOC108411591 gene encoding mitogen-activated protein kinase-binding protein 1-like isoform X3, with protein sequence MEGSTIKSRIRNLLRSPSIKLKRNRRAVKENLSSKVTLERVIGITTSGSSGLTCDPCSGTVAYPAGCVVVLLNPGKNRQQHLINTSRKTITTLAFSSDGKYLVTGESGHLPAVRIWDVAEGSQVAELQEHKYGVACVAFSPNSKYIVSVGYQHDMSVNVWAWRKNLLVAANKVSSKVTAVSFSEDSSYFVTAGNRHVRFWYLDPCNSNKLSAPVPLLGRSGLLGELQNNFFCDVACGQGEKSESTFCITSSGLLCEFNEKRMLDKWVDLRTSTACALSLTEELIFCACADGTVRVFSPVDLHFICTLPRPHHLGTDVAAVTQASHLLSNKPDERYPDSVAVTYDPVNLWLSCVYNDHSLYVWDVRDLQRVGKLHSALYHSACVWDLQIYPKSKDGPPTGLDSSGLFFSCSADNTVRMWSTEVQIPTNGNVLSSDLRKVIYIDNNTAALLDTAINGAEKSEGQTAESRMGIKTICVSADGKHLASGDRTGTLRIHDLSNMEEILKVEAHDSEILCLEYSKPETGMKLLATAGRDRLIHVLDVEEDYRLLQTLDEHSSSITAVRFTANEGKVRMISCGADKSLYFRTAHRTFRGVKFKRTHHVVRKSTLYDMDVDPTCKYAAVGCQDRSIRVFNIGSGKQKKTFKGSQAEDGSLLRVQMDPSGLYVATSCSDKNLSLFDFQTGECLAAMFGHSEIITGIKFTSDCRHLISISGDSCIFVWRLAPELTINMRERLEQLKHCQSGPTFTNSVYRRASTSSLEMHSAPSILTSSSGSEEDQEDDEDERFEDNQSSDDHEINNHMLLEEDQGASDEGNDWDSSVKFQESSSDSYAPEPSLPEAPRPRRRWSCRMGELMVKSMLELRQLDSLSTPSSPKSSSISQLCSLPAGGSSTTSLQEDTHQQQRGKKRRARPHSAWLAPASSPEPEGVVLYPELCPSTDSLSGAYQVQDEEAQCPDSHSPDSGSSMGYGSGGSSPEQDHGDDPDTVSTDEEHYIRKVETIQKFHKPESPVRESFLKEHFETLADAVNMENKPRPQGSISARFFAQGSTSRTSSLFLSKTSRKVDRGPSAEVKPLVSTVRPLHEGMDQGTSLEEKAVTNPLEQCPQLCSMPQRRKAAEVHPGRVASPKGKKSAVLLKSVSAQNLTAENRKSMTPSRLKRESRPPLPQLTIERNDSRVHLHHPSSTGSSSPQPWESPNASRHLKARSYMNPTTSFIAKVSRTASIGDGLHLGIPSGDTLPCSGPSTSPTTPYSPLLPSPSASLVGPCNQTHGGSQTPPPKSSKARVFGRSNNPVSDHSSRSTPTAILETAAIHKHSFAGTEHHHTGASFAKDHFASHSVPLKAGLDPEAVSHNPQHERPLLAVQAFTMTSENQTDQAEHSINLDICRQAAADLCNNMKKATQLYRMVSSCSGEACTERQEMERVLTEALLLVRSELEAVPRPAPGVGTAEGGERTMALLEQYSQLLLQSVEKRLDHKI encoded by the exons ATGGAGGGCTCGACTATCAAAAGCAGAATCAGAAATCTGCTTCGCTCGCCGTCCATCAAGCTCAAGAGGAACCGACGTGCCGTCAAAGAAAACCTGAGTAGCAAG GTAACTCTAGAGAGAGTAATTGGTATCACAACTTCAGGAAGCAGCGGATTAACATGTGATCCTTGCTCGGGTACAGTTGCCTATCCAGCTGG GTGTGTGGTAGTGCTACTGAACCCCGGGAAGAACAGACAGCAGCATCTAATCAACACATCCAG GAAAACGATCACTACATTAGCCTTTTCTTCAGATGGCAAATATCTTGTCACAGGAGAG AGTGGCCACTTGCCTGCAGTGCGGATATGGGATGTGGCTGAGGGGTCCCAGGTGGCAGAACTGCAGGAGCACAAATATGGTGTGGCTTGCGTGGCCTTCTCCCCCAACAGCAAATACATTGTCAGTGTGGGCTACCAGCATGACATGAGCGTCAACGTGTGGGCCTGGAGG AAAAACTTATTGGTGGCTGCTAACAAAGTGTCCAGTAAAGTGACAGCGGTGTCATTTTCTGAGGACAGCTCTTACTTTGTGACAGCTGGGAACAGACATGTCAGGTTCTGGTATCTGGATCCCTGCAACTCTAACAAG CTTTCAGCCCCTGTTCCTCTGCTCGGCCGTTCTGGCCTCTTGGGAGAACTGCAAAACAACTtcttctgtgatgtagcttgtGGCCAAGGCGAAAAGTCTGAGAGCACCTTCTGCATTACTTCTTCTGGGCTGCTCTGTGAGTTCAATGAGAAGAGGATGCTGGATAAATGGGTAGACTTACGG ACGAGTACAGCATGTGCCCTGTCTCTGACTGAGGAACTGATATTCTGTGCATGTGCTGATGGGACAGTGCGGGTCTTTAGCCCTGTTGACCTGCACTTTATCTGCACCCTGCCACGTCCACATCACCTGGGCACAGATGTGGCTGCAGTCACTCAGGCCAG TCACCTTCTCTCCAACAAGCCAGATGAGCGCTACCCAGACTCTGTGGCAGTGACATATGACCCTGTTAACCTCTGGCTGTCTTGCGTGTATAATGATCACAGCCTGTATGTGTGGGATGTGCGAGACTTGCAGAGAGTGGGCAAGTTGCACTCTGCCCTCTACCACTCCGCATGTGTGTGGGACTTGCAG ATATACCCTAAATCTAAAGACGGACCACCAACTGGGCTTGATTCTTCAGGATTATTCTTCAGCTGCTCTGCAGACAACACAGTTCGCATGTGGAGCACGGAGGTGCAAATCCCAACCAATGGCAATGTTCTTAGCAGT GATCTTCGGAAGGTCATTTATATAGACAATAATACAGCAGCCTTGCTGGATACTGCAATTAACGGTGCAGAGAAGTCTGAGGGTCAGACTGCAGAGAGTCGGATGGGCATCAAAACCATCTGTGTGAGTGCGGATGGCAAACACCTGGCCTCTGGAGACCGGACTGGAACACTGAG AATTCATGATCTCAGCAATATGGAGGAGATTCTTAAAGTAGAGGCCCATGACTCAGAGATCCTGTGCCTGGAGTACTCAAAACCTGAGACtg GAATGAAGCTGCTTGCAACAGCAGGTCGAGATCGGCTGATTCATGTGCTGGATGTTGAAGAAGATTACAGGCTTCTGCAGACCCTGGATGAGCACTCCTCTTCCATCACAGCTGTCCGTTTCACTG CCAATGAGGGGAAAGTGAGGATGATCAGCTGCGGAGCTGATAAGAGTTTGTACTTCCGCACTGCCCACAGA ACTTTCCGAGGAGTCAAATTTAAACGCACCCACCATGTGGTGAGAAAGAGCACTCTTTATGATATGGATGTGGATCCCACTTGCAAGTACGCAGCTGTAGGCTGTCAAGACCGCAGCAtcag AGTGTTCAACATAGGCAgtgggaaacaaaaaaaaaccttcaaagGCTCTCAGGCTGAAGATGGCAGTCTTCTCAGG GTCCAAATGGACCCATCTGGTCTGTATGTGGCCACCAGCTGCTCGGATAAGAACCTCAGCCTGTTTGACTTCCAGACTGGAGAGTGTCTGGCTGCCATGTTCGGGCATTCAG AAATCATCACAGGTATTAAGTTTACCAGTGACTGCAGGCATCTGATCTCCATCTCAGGAGACAG TTGTATCTTTGTGTGGCGTCTTGCACCTGAACTGACCATAAACATGAGGGAGCGTCTGGAACAGCTCAAACACTGTCAGAGTGGCCCAACTTTCACAAACTCTGTGTACAG ACGCGCTTCTACAAGCAGTCTGGAGATGCACAGTGCTCCGTCTATACTGACCAGCTCCTCTGGAAGTGAAGAAGACcaagaagatgatgaagatgaaagaTTTGAGGACAACCAGTCTTCAGATGATCATGAAATCAACAATCATATGTTATTAGAAGAGGATCAAG GTGCTTCTGATGAGGGGAATGATTGGGACTCCTCTGTTAAG TTCCAGGAGTCATCTTCAGATTCCTATGCACCTGAACCCTCTTTGCCTGAGGCACCACGGCCACGGAGGCGCTGGTCCTGCAGGATGGGAGAGCTGATGGTGAAGTCCATGCTGGAGCTGCGCCAGCTTGACTCCCTCTCCACACCCAGCTCCCCAAAAAGCAGCTCCATCAGTCAGCTCTGCAGCCTGCCAGCCGGCGGCAGCAGCACCACCAGCCTACAGGAGGACACG CATCAGCAGCAACGGGGTAAGAAGCGACGTGCTCGTCCTCATTCTGCCTGGCTGGCTCCTGCCTCATCTCCTGAACCCGAGGGTGTAGTGCTGTACCCGGAGCTGTGCCCCAGCACGGATAGCCTGTCTGGAGCCTACCAGGTGCAGGATGAGGAGGCCCAGTGCCCGGACAGCCACAGCCCAGACAGCGGCAGCTCCATGGGCTATGGCAGTGGAGGATCCAGCCCAGAGCAGGACCATGGAG ATGACCCAGATACTGTCAGCACTGATGAAGAGCATTATATTCGGAAGGTGGAGACCATACAAAAGTTTCACAAGCCAGAGAGCCCTGTACGAGAGAGCTTCCTCAAGGAGCATTTTGAGACGCTTGCTGACGCTGTCAACATGG AGAACAAGCCCAGACCGCAAGGCAGCATTTCAGCTCGCTTCTTCGCCCAAGGCTCCACAAGCAg aACGTCCTCCCTGTTCCTCTCCAAAACTAGCAGGAAAGTTGACAGAGGTCCCAGTGCCGAAGTTAAGCCCCTGGTGTCCACAGTACGCCCCCTGCATGAGGGGATGGATCAGGGAACAAGTTTGGAGGAAAAAGCGGTGACTAACCCTCTAGAGCAGTGTCCACAACTGTGCTCCATGCCACAGAGGAGGAAGGCTGCTGAGGTTCATCCTGGCAGAGTGGCCAGTCCGAAGGGCAAGAAATCAGCAGTGCTTCTGAAGTCTGTGTCGGCACAAAATCTAACAGCAGAGA ATCGAAAGTCCATGACACCATCCCGTTTGAAGCGTGAGTCTCGGCCGCCCTTGCCTCAGCTCACCATTGAGAGAAATGATTCCAGAGTGCATCTGCATCACCCATCCTCCACAGGGTCCTCCTCTCCTCAGCCCTGGGAGAGTCCCAACGCCAGCCGTCATCTCAAAGCTCGCTCATACATGAACCCCACCACCAGTTTCATAGCCAAGGTCAGCCGTACTGCATCCATCGGAGATGGCCTCCACCTAGGCATACCCAGTGGTGATACTTTGCCATGCTCAGGGCCTTCAACCTCACCTACCACTCCTTATTCACCTCTTCTGCCATCACCTTCTGCTTCCCTTGTTGGCCCATGCAATCAAACCCATGGTGGCTCTCAGACTCCACCTCCTAAAAGCAGCAAGGCACGTGTTTTTGGACGTAGCAATAACCCTGTCTCAGACCATTCCAGCAGATCCACTCCTACAGCCATTTTGGAAACTGCTGCTATTCATAAACACTCTTTTGCTGGAACTGAACACCACCATACGGGTGCTAGCTTTGCAAAAGATCACTTTGCCTCTCATTCTGTGCCTTTGAAAGCTGGTCTGGACCCTGAGGCAGTTTCCCACAACCCACAGCATGAACGCCCCCTGCTGGCTGTCCAAGCCTTCACCATGACATCTGAGAACCAGACTGATCAAG caGAGCATTCAATAAACTTGGATATCTGCAGGCAGGCTGCTGCTGATCTGTGCAACAACATGAAGAAGGCCACCCAGCTCTACAGAATG GTGAGCTCTTGCAGTGGAGAGGCATGTACAGAGCGTCAGGAGATGGAGCGTGTGCTGACTGAGGCTCTGCTGCTGGTGCGCTCTGAGCTTGAGGCCGTTCCCAGGCCAGCGCCTGGGGTGGGAACAGCTGAAGGGGGCGAGCGGACCATGGCCCTGCTGGAGCAGTACTCTCAGCTTCTGCTACAGTCTGTGGAGAAGAGACTCGACCACAAAATCTAA
- the LOC108411591 gene encoding mitogen-activated protein kinase-binding protein 1-like isoform X4 — MEGSTIKSRIRNLLRSPSIKLKRNRRAVKENLSSKVTLERVIGITTSGSSGLTCDPCSGTVAYPAGCVVVLLNPGKNRQQHLINTSRKTITTLAFSSDGKYLVTGESGHLPAVRIWDVAEGSQVAELQEHKYGVACVAFSPNSKYIVSVGYQHDMSVNVWAWRKNLLVAANKVSSKVTAVSFSEDSSYFVTAGNRHVRFWYLDPCNSNKLSAPVPLLGRSGLLGELQNNFFCDVACGQGEKSESTFCITSSGLLCEFNEKRMLDKWVDLRTSTACALSLTEELIFCACADGTVRVFSPVDLHFICTLPRPHHLGTDVAAVTQASHLLSNKPDERYPDSVAVTYDPVNLWLSCVYNDHSLYVWDVRDLQRVGKLHSALYHSACVWDLQIYPKSKDGPPTGLDSSGLFFSCSADNTVRMWSTEVQIPTNGNVLSSDLRKVIYIDNNTAALLDTAINGAEKSEGQTAESRMGIKTICVSADGKHLASGDRTGTLRIHDLSNMEEILKVEAHDSEILCLEYSKPETGMKLLATAGRDRLIHVLDVEEDYRLLQTLDEHSSSITAVRFTANEGKVRMISCGADKSLYFRTAHRTFRGVKFKRTHHVVRKSTLYDMDVDPTCKYAAVGCQDRSIRVFNIGSGKQKKTFKGSQAEDGSLLRVQMDPSGLYVATSCSDKNLSLFDFQTGECLAAMFGHSEIITGIKFTSDCRHLISISGDSCIFVWRLAPELTINMRERLEQLKHCQSGPTFTNSVYRRASTSSLEMHSAPSILTSSSGSEEDQEDDEDERFEDNQSSDDHEINNHMLLEEDQGASDEGNDWDSSVKFQESSSDSYAPEPSLPEAPRPRRRWSCRMGELMVKSMLELRQLDSLSTPSSPKSSSISQLCSLPAGGSSTTSLQEDTHQQQRGKKRRARPHSAWLAPASSPEPEGVVLYPELCPSTDSLSGAYQVQDEEAQCPDSHSPDSGSSMGYGSGGSSPEQDHGDDPDTVSTDEEHYIRKVETIQKFHKPESPVRESFLKEHFETLADAVNMENKPRPQGSISARFFAQGSTSRTSSLFLSKTSRKVDRGPSAEVKPLVSTVRPLHEGMDQGTSLEEKAVTNPLEQCPQLCSMPQRRKAAEVHPGRVASPKGKKSAVLLKSVSAQNLTAENRKSMTPSRLKRESRPPLPQLTIERNDSRVHLHHPSSTGSSSPQPWESPNASRHLKARSYMNPTTSFIAKVSRTASIGDGLHLGIPSGDTLPCSGPSTSPTTPYSPLLPSPSASLVGPCNQTHGGSQTPPPKSSKARVFGRSNNPVSDHSSRSTPTAILETAAIHKHSFAGTEHHHTGASFAKDHFASHSVPLKAGLDPEAVSHNPQHERPLLAVQAFTMTSENQTDQEHSINLDICRQAAADLCNNMKKATQLYRMVSSCSGEACTERQEMERVLTEALLLVRSELEAVPRPAPGVGTAEGGERTMALLEQYSQLLLQSVEKRLDHKI; from the exons ATGGAGGGCTCGACTATCAAAAGCAGAATCAGAAATCTGCTTCGCTCGCCGTCCATCAAGCTCAAGAGGAACCGACGTGCCGTCAAAGAAAACCTGAGTAGCAAG GTAACTCTAGAGAGAGTAATTGGTATCACAACTTCAGGAAGCAGCGGATTAACATGTGATCCTTGCTCGGGTACAGTTGCCTATCCAGCTGG GTGTGTGGTAGTGCTACTGAACCCCGGGAAGAACAGACAGCAGCATCTAATCAACACATCCAG GAAAACGATCACTACATTAGCCTTTTCTTCAGATGGCAAATATCTTGTCACAGGAGAG AGTGGCCACTTGCCTGCAGTGCGGATATGGGATGTGGCTGAGGGGTCCCAGGTGGCAGAACTGCAGGAGCACAAATATGGTGTGGCTTGCGTGGCCTTCTCCCCCAACAGCAAATACATTGTCAGTGTGGGCTACCAGCATGACATGAGCGTCAACGTGTGGGCCTGGAGG AAAAACTTATTGGTGGCTGCTAACAAAGTGTCCAGTAAAGTGACAGCGGTGTCATTTTCTGAGGACAGCTCTTACTTTGTGACAGCTGGGAACAGACATGTCAGGTTCTGGTATCTGGATCCCTGCAACTCTAACAAG CTTTCAGCCCCTGTTCCTCTGCTCGGCCGTTCTGGCCTCTTGGGAGAACTGCAAAACAACTtcttctgtgatgtagcttgtGGCCAAGGCGAAAAGTCTGAGAGCACCTTCTGCATTACTTCTTCTGGGCTGCTCTGTGAGTTCAATGAGAAGAGGATGCTGGATAAATGGGTAGACTTACGG ACGAGTACAGCATGTGCCCTGTCTCTGACTGAGGAACTGATATTCTGTGCATGTGCTGATGGGACAGTGCGGGTCTTTAGCCCTGTTGACCTGCACTTTATCTGCACCCTGCCACGTCCACATCACCTGGGCACAGATGTGGCTGCAGTCACTCAGGCCAG TCACCTTCTCTCCAACAAGCCAGATGAGCGCTACCCAGACTCTGTGGCAGTGACATATGACCCTGTTAACCTCTGGCTGTCTTGCGTGTATAATGATCACAGCCTGTATGTGTGGGATGTGCGAGACTTGCAGAGAGTGGGCAAGTTGCACTCTGCCCTCTACCACTCCGCATGTGTGTGGGACTTGCAG ATATACCCTAAATCTAAAGACGGACCACCAACTGGGCTTGATTCTTCAGGATTATTCTTCAGCTGCTCTGCAGACAACACAGTTCGCATGTGGAGCACGGAGGTGCAAATCCCAACCAATGGCAATGTTCTTAGCAGT GATCTTCGGAAGGTCATTTATATAGACAATAATACAGCAGCCTTGCTGGATACTGCAATTAACGGTGCAGAGAAGTCTGAGGGTCAGACTGCAGAGAGTCGGATGGGCATCAAAACCATCTGTGTGAGTGCGGATGGCAAACACCTGGCCTCTGGAGACCGGACTGGAACACTGAG AATTCATGATCTCAGCAATATGGAGGAGATTCTTAAAGTAGAGGCCCATGACTCAGAGATCCTGTGCCTGGAGTACTCAAAACCTGAGACtg GAATGAAGCTGCTTGCAACAGCAGGTCGAGATCGGCTGATTCATGTGCTGGATGTTGAAGAAGATTACAGGCTTCTGCAGACCCTGGATGAGCACTCCTCTTCCATCACAGCTGTCCGTTTCACTG CCAATGAGGGGAAAGTGAGGATGATCAGCTGCGGAGCTGATAAGAGTTTGTACTTCCGCACTGCCCACAGA ACTTTCCGAGGAGTCAAATTTAAACGCACCCACCATGTGGTGAGAAAGAGCACTCTTTATGATATGGATGTGGATCCCACTTGCAAGTACGCAGCTGTAGGCTGTCAAGACCGCAGCAtcag AGTGTTCAACATAGGCAgtgggaaacaaaaaaaaaccttcaaagGCTCTCAGGCTGAAGATGGCAGTCTTCTCAGG GTCCAAATGGACCCATCTGGTCTGTATGTGGCCACCAGCTGCTCGGATAAGAACCTCAGCCTGTTTGACTTCCAGACTGGAGAGTGTCTGGCTGCCATGTTCGGGCATTCAG AAATCATCACAGGTATTAAGTTTACCAGTGACTGCAGGCATCTGATCTCCATCTCAGGAGACAG TTGTATCTTTGTGTGGCGTCTTGCACCTGAACTGACCATAAACATGAGGGAGCGTCTGGAACAGCTCAAACACTGTCAGAGTGGCCCAACTTTCACAAACTCTGTGTACAG ACGCGCTTCTACAAGCAGTCTGGAGATGCACAGTGCTCCGTCTATACTGACCAGCTCCTCTGGAAGTGAAGAAGACcaagaagatgatgaagatgaaagaTTTGAGGACAACCAGTCTTCAGATGATCATGAAATCAACAATCATATGTTATTAGAAGAGGATCAAG GTGCTTCTGATGAGGGGAATGATTGGGACTCCTCTGTTAAG TTCCAGGAGTCATCTTCAGATTCCTATGCACCTGAACCCTCTTTGCCTGAGGCACCACGGCCACGGAGGCGCTGGTCCTGCAGGATGGGAGAGCTGATGGTGAAGTCCATGCTGGAGCTGCGCCAGCTTGACTCCCTCTCCACACCCAGCTCCCCAAAAAGCAGCTCCATCAGTCAGCTCTGCAGCCTGCCAGCCGGCGGCAGCAGCACCACCAGCCTACAGGAGGACACG CATCAGCAGCAACGGGGTAAGAAGCGACGTGCTCGTCCTCATTCTGCCTGGCTGGCTCCTGCCTCATCTCCTGAACCCGAGGGTGTAGTGCTGTACCCGGAGCTGTGCCCCAGCACGGATAGCCTGTCTGGAGCCTACCAGGTGCAGGATGAGGAGGCCCAGTGCCCGGACAGCCACAGCCCAGACAGCGGCAGCTCCATGGGCTATGGCAGTGGAGGATCCAGCCCAGAGCAGGACCATGGAG ATGACCCAGATACTGTCAGCACTGATGAAGAGCATTATATTCGGAAGGTGGAGACCATACAAAAGTTTCACAAGCCAGAGAGCCCTGTACGAGAGAGCTTCCTCAAGGAGCATTTTGAGACGCTTGCTGACGCTGTCAACATGG AGAACAAGCCCAGACCGCAAGGCAGCATTTCAGCTCGCTTCTTCGCCCAAGGCTCCACAAGCAg aACGTCCTCCCTGTTCCTCTCCAAAACTAGCAGGAAAGTTGACAGAGGTCCCAGTGCCGAAGTTAAGCCCCTGGTGTCCACAGTACGCCCCCTGCATGAGGGGATGGATCAGGGAACAAGTTTGGAGGAAAAAGCGGTGACTAACCCTCTAGAGCAGTGTCCACAACTGTGCTCCATGCCACAGAGGAGGAAGGCTGCTGAGGTTCATCCTGGCAGAGTGGCCAGTCCGAAGGGCAAGAAATCAGCAGTGCTTCTGAAGTCTGTGTCGGCACAAAATCTAACAGCAGAGA ATCGAAAGTCCATGACACCATCCCGTTTGAAGCGTGAGTCTCGGCCGCCCTTGCCTCAGCTCACCATTGAGAGAAATGATTCCAGAGTGCATCTGCATCACCCATCCTCCACAGGGTCCTCCTCTCCTCAGCCCTGGGAGAGTCCCAACGCCAGCCGTCATCTCAAAGCTCGCTCATACATGAACCCCACCACCAGTTTCATAGCCAAGGTCAGCCGTACTGCATCCATCGGAGATGGCCTCCACCTAGGCATACCCAGTGGTGATACTTTGCCATGCTCAGGGCCTTCAACCTCACCTACCACTCCTTATTCACCTCTTCTGCCATCACCTTCTGCTTCCCTTGTTGGCCCATGCAATCAAACCCATGGTGGCTCTCAGACTCCACCTCCTAAAAGCAGCAAGGCACGTGTTTTTGGACGTAGCAATAACCCTGTCTCAGACCATTCCAGCAGATCCACTCCTACAGCCATTTTGGAAACTGCTGCTATTCATAAACACTCTTTTGCTGGAACTGAACACCACCATACGGGTGCTAGCTTTGCAAAAGATCACTTTGCCTCTCATTCTGTGCCTTTGAAAGCTGGTCTGGACCCTGAGGCAGTTTCCCACAACCCACAGCATGAACGCCCCCTGCTGGCTGTCCAAGCCTTCACCATGACATCTGAGAACCAGACTGATCAAG AGCATTCAATAAACTTGGATATCTGCAGGCAGGCTGCTGCTGATCTGTGCAACAACATGAAGAAGGCCACCCAGCTCTACAGAATG GTGAGCTCTTGCAGTGGAGAGGCATGTACAGAGCGTCAGGAGATGGAGCGTGTGCTGACTGAGGCTCTGCTGCTGGTGCGCTCTGAGCTTGAGGCCGTTCCCAGGCCAGCGCCTGGGGTGGGAACAGCTGAAGGGGGCGAGCGGACCATGGCCCTGCTGGAGCAGTACTCTCAGCTTCTGCTACAGTCTGTGGAGAAGAGACTCGACCACAAAATCTAA